The following coding sequences lie in one Fusarium poae strain DAOMC 252244 chromosome 1, whole genome shotgun sequence genomic window:
- a CDS encoding hypothetical protein (SECRETED:SignalP(1-20)) codes for MRAQALAAVLLSACAGQAVAQDAPRVNDNPPGVGYKATLPKEPFFKDAAIDGNVKGYIHAQATDSGQGVKFMVKFSNLPKEGGPFTYHIHVDPVPDNGNCTATLAHLDPFARGEEPPCDAEKPESCQVGDNSGKHGKITSDPFETEYIDYYASTKEGIGAFFGNRSFVLHYANKTRITCANFVSQIKPPATSESYSAPGYLPTPTETVPLTPTNTPNPSTEAPVSTATDAVGPNAGSAMAVPLNLALAGVFALAFAL; via the exons ATGCGCGCTCAAGCTCTCGCAGCTGTTCTTCTCTCGGCCTGTGCCGGTCAGGCTGTTGCTCAGGATGCTCCTCGAGTCAATGACAACCCTCCTGGTGTTGGATACAAGGCCACTCTCCCCAAGGAGCCCTTCTTTAAGGATGCCGCCATCGATGGAAATGTCAAGGGTTACATTCACGCCCAGGCTACCGACTCTGGTCAAGGCGTGAAGTTTATGGTCAAGTTCAGCAACCTCCCCAAAGAAGGTGGACCTTTCA CCTACCACATTCACGTTGACCCTGTACCTGACAACGGCAACTGCACTGCGACTCTTGCTCACCTCGACCCTTTTGCGCGTGGCGAGGAGCCTCCATGTGATGCCGAGAAGCCTGAATCTTGCCAGGTCGGAGACAACAGTGGCAAGCATGGAAAGATCACAAGCGACCCCTTCGAGACCGAGTACATTGACTACTACGCTTCCACCAAGGAAGGCATCGGTGCCTTCTTCGGAAACCGCTCTTTCGTCCTTCATTACGCCAACAAGACTCGCATCACATGCGCCAACTTTGTCTCTCAGATCAAGCCTCCTGCCACCAGCGAGTCTTACTCTGCCCCGGGTTACCTGCCTACTCCCACCGAGACTGTCCCTTTGACGCCCACGAACACGCCCAACCCCAGCACTGAAGCACCAGTCTCTACTGCGACTGACGCCGTTGGCCCCAACGCCGGCTCTGCTATGGCTGTGCCGCTCAACCTGGCTCTGGCTGGTGTCTTTGCGCTCGCTTTCGCTCTGTAA
- a CDS encoding hypothetical protein (TransMembrane:2 (i7-31o51-75i)~BUSCO:59238at5125) has translation MKPVVSAFNAWGCTVLSVFAIVILSALAGVYRSGHEEFTGGVDDPEDGKAVSNTIFTAVLVYAAFFVFCGLQGLLHARESRRGAIAL, from the exons ATGAAGCCCGTCGTCAGCGCCTTCAACGCGTGGGGATG CACTGTTCTCTCCGTCTTCGCCATTGTAATCCTTAGCGCTCTCGCCGGTGTGTACCGAAGTGGTCACGAAGAGTTTACCGGTGGTGTCGATGATCCCGAGGATGGCAAGGCTGTTTCAAACACCATCTTTACAGCCGTCCTGGTCTATGCT GCTTTCTTCGTCTTTTGCGGTCTCCAGGGACTCCTCCACGCCCGAGAAAGCCGCCGAGGCGCGATCGCTCTGTAA